The genomic segment TTGCCTAGTGATTTCATTGATTATGTAAACAGTGCGAGATACACAATCCTTCTTATTTCAAATCAGTTTTTTAAGCGTTCGACAACAGGTTATGCTGCTCCAGAGGCAACATATTTGCTGCTACTGCATACCTGGTCACTTTCTATAGAATGGCAATGGTACCTGCTGTTACCTGCAAGCATTATTTTCATGCATCGCTATCTATCTGATAAATCAATAAAAACCGTTACATTATTATTAGTTGTGATAACAACAATATTATCAATAGCACTTTCTGCTAAATATCCTGATAAGAGTTACTATTTTTTTACATCACGTATTTTTGAATTTCTGATTGGCAGTAGCTTGGTAATTTTAGGGTGTGAAAAATATAAGCCAGGAAAAACAATATGTTACTTGTTCGGAATCACATCATTTCTTACGCTTTGTTGAATAAATCCGAAATTTGTGACGACTTCCTTCCTATCAGGGCGATTGTTACATGATGCGGACGCTGTTTGGCATTCCTAACAGTGTGATCCGGTTGAGTGCTTTAACCATTGCCATTGCCTCACCTACCTGCGCGTCATAGTCATGCAGACTCAGATGACCACCCAGAAGTGTTTTAAACCGGAACATGGCCGTTTCAGCCAGTGAACGCCGGTGATAACCTACTTTCTTTTTCCAGGTATCGTTATTGCCGCTCAGATGCTGATTTGCCACCGCATGATTACGCTCATGGTATCGAGCTGGCCAATATTGCGCACCACTTCGCGGTGGGATAAGCGGCTTTATTTTTTTCCTCAGCAGAGCATCATGACAGTAACGCGTATCGTAAGCACTGTCAGCCGACGCTTCCCTGATTTTCCGGTGGGTTTGGTTAATCAGCCCGGGCAGCGCCTGCGCATCTGTCGTACCGCTTAGCGATAAATCGGCACAGATAATTTCATGTGTCACGCTATCTACTGCCAGATGAAGCTTGCGCCATACTCTGCGCCTCTCAGCCCCATGCTGCCTGACTTTCCATTCGCCTTCGCCGAAGACTTTCAGGCCGGTGCCATCGATGACCAGGTGTGAGATTTCGCCGCGGGTTGGCGTTTTTATGCTGATGTCGACGGTTTTTGCTCGCCGGCTGACCAGAGAGTAATCTGGGCAGCGCAGCGACAGCCCCATCAGTTTAAAAATCGAGTCAACGAAACCCTGTAACGCCCGGAGCGAAAGGTTAAACACGCGCTTTATCATCAGAACCGTGGTAATGGCCATATCGGTGTAGTGAAGCGGCCGGCCACGATGTTCAGGTGGTGTACTCTCAGTCCATGCAGCAATGGCTGACTCATCAAGCCATACTGTCAGGTCCCCCCGCTGCCTGAGCGCATTGTTATATGCGGGCCAGTTGGTAATTTTAAACTTTTGCTTTGCCATGGGGACCTGATGTTGAAACGAATGTAGTGATCAGAGCCGCCAGTCACCTAAAAGTTCGATTTATTCAACAAAGCCCATTTCTTACTCTGATGTACTGTGCCACAAGAGTAAAAATTGTGCTGGGGTATCCCGATTATCATGCTCTAATGGCCTGTCTAGCAACTGCATTACTGATATGGGTGGGAATTCCAGCCAATAGTATAGTATCGCGTCTACTGTCTCTACCACCATTAGTCATCCTAGGAAGGCTTTCTTACTCATTATACCTTTGGCACTGGCCTATTTTTGCTGTGGGACGTTACCTGGGGTTCAAAGAAAACCTTGTTTTTACTATTACATGTTATACACTAACTTTACTGCTCTCCTGTATTTCTTATTTTTTTATTGAAAAACCATGTAGAAAAAAAAGCAACTCTTTGCCAACATCTTTTTCAATCCTCGTGTTAATATCAATAATTATTTTTGTAGCACTATACTCATTGACCGAACGATACAATGGGTTCAGTGGGCGCTTTGGTGCAGATTATTTGCGTATAACATCTACGCTGGACAAATATGAGTCGCCCTATAGAGAGTCATGTTTGAACGATAATGAGGACGGAAAAAATAACGATTGTATCATTGGTGATACAGACGCCCTCAAAAAGGCACTACTGATCGGAGACTCACATTCTAATCATTTTTGGAATTTTATAGATTTATTGGCTAAGGATGCGCATGTCTCTGTGATGGTACAGGGCACATCGACGTGTTTAGTGTTACCCGGTATTTCTCAGTTTGATTGGAGGCGCGGCTTTGTTGAATAAATCGAACTTTTAGGTGACTGGCGGCTATGATCACTACATTCGTTTCAACATCAGGTCCCCATGGCAAAGCAAAAGTTTAAAATTACCAACTGGCCCGCATATAACAATGCGCTCAGGCAGCGGGGGGACCTGACAGTATGGCTTGATGAGTCAGCCATTGCTGCATGGACTGAGAGTACACCACCTGAACATCGTGGCCGGCCGCTTCACTACACCGATATGGCCATTACCACGGTTCTGATGATAAAGCGCGTGTTTAACCTTTCGCTCCGGGCGTTACAGGGTTTCGTTGACTCGATTTTTAAACTGATGGGGCTATCGCTGCGCTGCCCAGATTACTCTCTGGTCAGCCGGCGAGCAAAAACCGTCGACATCAGCATAAAAACGCCAACCCGCGGCGAAATCTCACACCTGGTCATCGATGGCACCGGCCTGAAAGTCTTCGGCGAAGGCGAATGGAAAGTCAGGCAGCATGGGGCTGAGAGGCGC from the Candidatus Sodalis pierantonius str. SOPE genome contains:
- a CDS encoding acyltransferase family protein: MIRAASHLKVRFIQQSPFLTLMYCATRVKIVLGYPDYHALMACLATALLIWVGIPANSIVSRLLSLPPLVILGRLSYSLYLWHWPIFAVGRYLGFKENLVFTITCYTLTLLLSCISYFFIEKPCRKKSNSLPTSFSILVLISIIIFVALYSLTERYNGFSGRFGADYLRITSTLDKYESPYRESCLNDNEDGKNNDCIIGDTDALKKALLIGDSHSNHFWNFIDLLAKDAHVSVMVQGTSTCLVLPGISQFDWRRGFVE
- a CDS encoding IS5-like element ISSoEn1 family transposase, translated to MAKQKFKITNWPAYNNALRQRGDLTVWLDESAIAAWTESTPPEHRGRPLHYTDMAITTVLMIKRVFNLSLRALQGFVDSIFKLMGLSLRCPDYSLVSRRAKTVDISIKTPTRGEISHLVIDGTGLKVFGEGEWKVRQHGAERRRVWRKLHLAVDSVTHEIICADLSLSGTTDAQALPGLINQTHRKIREASADSAYDTRYCHDALLRKKIKPLIPPRSGAQYWPARYHERNHAVANQHLSGNNDTWKKKVGYHRRSLAETAMFRFKTLLGGHLSLHDYDAQVGEAMAMVKALNRITLLGMPNSVRIM